One genomic segment of Myxococcales bacterium includes these proteins:
- a CDS encoding serine/threonine protein kinase yields MKSPDAPQAGEVLAGKYRVERFIAEGGMGVVLEATHLQLEERVAIKLLRGATQSSPNGGEAVTRFLREARAAIKIRSEHVVRVYDVGSLDSGAPYIVMEFLEGQDLEQLLEARGPLPFLEAVDHVLQACDALAEAHTLGIVHRDLKPANLFLTHSASGVPVVKVLDFGISKLSGGPAESMSMTSTQAVMGSPLYMSPEQMRATKDADARSDIWAVGVILYELLCGRPPFIGETMTQVCASIIQDTPPSIGSVRHDVPPELEAVIFRCLEKKPGDRVANVAELAALLVPFSSPSGQESARRIARSASFAAGRASTTSERDVVAAAMAGASNAPAPPGASATGSGKGARSASPVSATVSSWGNEQPKAKRSPTALLVGGGAAALLLVGGAFVLLRGAPRGAVAQDSVAARAAPPASTQPAPPATVAPTPAAAPSVAEPSSTAQAAATATAPAPLAASAGKPMSSPESARPIRPKRPASGAAPAAPQTPQKASWDDRK; encoded by the coding sequence TTGAAGTCGCCCGACGCGCCTCAGGCGGGAGAAGTCCTGGCCGGCAAGTACCGTGTGGAGCGGTTCATCGCCGAAGGCGGCATGGGCGTCGTCCTCGAAGCCACCCACCTCCAGCTCGAGGAGCGCGTCGCCATCAAGCTCCTGCGGGGTGCAACGCAGAGCTCGCCGAATGGCGGCGAGGCGGTCACGCGCTTTTTGCGAGAGGCGCGCGCGGCCATCAAGATCCGCAGCGAGCACGTGGTGCGCGTCTACGACGTCGGCTCGCTCGACTCGGGCGCTCCCTACATCGTGATGGAATTTCTTGAGGGGCAAGATCTCGAGCAGCTGCTCGAAGCGCGCGGGCCCCTCCCCTTCCTTGAGGCGGTCGACCACGTCCTTCAGGCGTGCGACGCGCTCGCCGAAGCGCACACGCTTGGCATCGTCCACCGTGATCTCAAGCCGGCGAACCTCTTCCTGACCCATTCGGCCTCTGGGGTCCCCGTCGTCAAGGTGCTCGACTTTGGCATCTCCAAGCTCAGCGGTGGGCCCGCCGAGAGCATGAGCATGACGAGCACGCAGGCCGTCATGGGCTCGCCGCTCTACATGTCGCCGGAGCAGATGCGGGCGACGAAAGACGCCGACGCTCGCAGCGACATCTGGGCCGTCGGCGTCATCCTGTATGAGCTGCTCTGCGGACGGCCACCCTTCATTGGCGAGACCATGACGCAGGTCTGCGCGTCGATCATTCAAGACACGCCGCCGTCGATTGGGTCCGTGCGTCATGATGTTCCGCCGGAGCTCGAGGCCGTCATTTTTCGGTGCCTCGAGAAGAAGCCTGGCGATCGCGTCGCCAACGTCGCCGAGCTCGCCGCGTTGCTCGTCCCGTTCTCGTCCCCTTCGGGACAGGAATCCGCGCGGCGCATCGCCCGCTCGGCGTCGTTTGCGGCAGGACGAGCCTCCACGACGAGCGAGCGCGACGTGGTGGCCGCGGCGATGGCGGGCGCTTCGAACGCGCCGGCGCCTCCCGGCGCCTCGGCCACCGGTTCGGGCAAGGGCGCGCGAAGCGCCAGCCCCGTCAGCGCCACCGTTTCGTCGTGGGGCAACGAACAACCGAAGGCCAAGCGTTCGCCCACGGCGCTCCTGGTGGGTGGCGGCGCGGCGGCGCTCTTGCTCGTCGGCGGCGCGTTTGTGCTCTTGCGGGGAGCGCCGCGGGGCGCGGTGGCCCAGGACTCCGTCGCCGCGCGGGCCGCGCCTCCCGCATCGACGCAACCGGCGCCGCCGGCCACCGTCGCACCGACACCGGCGGCCGCACCCTCGGTCGCAGAACCTTCGTCGACAGCGCAAGCGGCCGCCACCGCCACGGCGCCCGCGCCGCTCGCAGCGAGCGCTGGAAAACCGATGTCCTCGCCTGAATCGGCTCGCCCCATAAGGCCCAAGCGCCCCGCCTCAGGCGCCGCGCCCGCCGCTCCTCAAACGCCGCAGAAAGCTTCCTGGGATGATCGCAAATAG
- a CDS encoding acetolactate synthase — protein MALVHGGRLVAKALRRHGTTHLFTLCGGHIQAIYDGCLDEEIRVVDVRHEQTAGHAADGMARVTGRPGVCAVTAGPGVTDVVTAVANAQRAGIPMIVIGGAGPKALCDMGSLQDMDHVALMRSITKWSVQVPETRRIVEYIDAAFRVAQSNVPGPVFLEMPLDLLMNYHDDADAPATAPFATPPRPGPDEGAIESAAALLAKAERPAVLVGSQLKWSANKDVLRKVADAWDAAFFLNGMARGALPAAHAHLFSRSRRFALSQADVVLVMGTPFDFRVDYGRSPTWAEGAKLIQVDLDGAELGRNRRVDVAVEADTGLALEALFARVPQLQAPAWIAAVRADEDKRRAKMAVEMASEASPPNPLRVCAELGKRLGPNDIVVGDGGDFVATAAYVLKLEWPQLWMDPGPLGTLGVGPGYAMAAKLARPAARVVMVYGDGSFGLHAMEFEAMCRQDIPVVAIIGNDAGWTQIRRGQVELYGDARAPATALDYTRYEKVVEACGGVGFWVERVEELGPALDAAFAAKKPACVNVKIASSDFRKGAISV, from the coding sequence ATGGCTCTCGTACATGGCGGAAGGCTCGTGGCCAAGGCGCTGCGACGCCACGGAACCACCCACCTCTTTACCCTCTGCGGCGGCCACATTCAGGCCATCTACGACGGGTGTTTGGACGAAGAGATTCGCGTCGTCGACGTGCGTCACGAGCAGACGGCGGGGCACGCCGCCGACGGCATGGCGCGCGTCACCGGCCGGCCTGGCGTGTGCGCCGTGACGGCAGGGCCCGGCGTCACGGACGTCGTCACCGCCGTCGCGAACGCGCAGCGCGCAGGCATACCCATGATCGTCATCGGCGGCGCCGGGCCCAAGGCCCTCTGCGACATGGGCTCGCTGCAGGACATGGACCACGTCGCGCTCATGCGTTCCATCACGAAGTGGAGCGTGCAGGTGCCCGAGACGCGCCGCATCGTCGAGTACATCGACGCGGCCTTTCGCGTGGCGCAGTCGAACGTGCCCGGCCCCGTGTTTCTCGAGATGCCGCTCGACCTCTTGATGAACTACCACGACGACGCCGACGCTCCCGCGACGGCGCCCTTCGCGACGCCACCCCGGCCGGGCCCCGACGAAGGCGCCATCGAGAGCGCGGCGGCGCTCCTCGCGAAGGCGGAGCGGCCCGCGGTGCTCGTTGGCTCGCAGCTCAAGTGGTCGGCCAACAAGGATGTCCTACGCAAGGTGGCCGACGCATGGGACGCAGCGTTCTTTCTAAACGGCATGGCGCGGGGCGCCTTGCCGGCGGCGCACGCGCACTTGTTCTCCCGCTCGCGGCGCTTCGCGCTGTCGCAGGCGGACGTCGTTCTCGTGATGGGCACGCCCTTCGACTTTCGCGTCGACTATGGCCGCAGCCCCACCTGGGCGGAGGGAGCGAAGCTCATCCAGGTCGACCTCGATGGTGCTGAGCTCGGGCGCAATCGCCGCGTCGACGTGGCGGTGGAAGCGGACACGGGCCTCGCGCTCGAGGCGCTCTTTGCGCGTGTGCCGCAGCTCCAGGCGCCGGCGTGGATCGCGGCGGTGCGCGCCGACGAGGACAAGCGACGCGCGAAGATGGCGGTCGAGATGGCGAGCGAAGCCTCACCGCCGAACCCGCTGCGCGTGTGCGCTGAGCTTGGCAAGCGCCTCGGGCCCAACGACATCGTCGTCGGCGACGGCGGTGACTTCGTCGCAACGGCGGCTTACGTCCTCAAGCTCGAGTGGCCGCAGCTCTGGATGGACCCGGGCCCGCTGGGCACGCTCGGCGTCGGGCCTGGGTATGCCATGGCCGCGAAGCTCGCGCGGCCCGCCGCGCGCGTCGTCATGGTCTACGGCGACGGCAGCTTCGGCCTCCACGCGATGGAGTTCGAGGCCATGTGCCGCCAGGACATCCCCGTCGTCGCCATCATCGGCAACGACGCCGGCTGGACGCAGATCCGGCGCGGGCAGGTCGAGCTCTACGGTGATGCCCGCGCGCCGGCGACGGCGCTTGACTACACGCGCTACGAGAAGGTCGTCGAGGCGTGTGGCGGCGTGGGCTTTTGGGTCGAGCGCGTGGAGGAGCTCGGGCCCGCGCTCGACGCCGCCTTCGCCGCGAAGAAGCCCGCTTGCGTGAACGTGAAGATCGCGTCGAGTGACTTCCGGAAGGGCGCCATCAGTGTTTGA
- a CDS encoding ankyrin repeat domain-containing protein: MSAAATKELFQAVSDYPFYGWKDDAAKAERCLARMKEALTAGANWKALLGPGQRDAAFSAATSGDERPLALLFEAGVPWDHKLANEGTLLHRAASFGRVAIVKLLVAKGIPVDAKTQSGRTPLDEARAWKHGKDAVPLLTRLTKAAAKQSKGKPLLAAAGDLDKKAFLLARKRLLAARAFSPSVDRALARAASAFFAATSSGTTEALLLELAGQEQDDVLAAGLRVAAAATTRRPVKMSHAAGDAYLVHVGDLVVDGSCDARVLVVTGDLTVKGRLTNFEGRVICVGGNVKAKAIFTEGPFVVRGDVKATACFVASYNDYAATIGGKLETKIALVDDHVTTVGKWAATTRYRSRRAVTPADLAKLNAARR; encoded by the coding sequence ATGAGTGCTGCCGCAACCAAGGAGCTCTTTCAGGCCGTCAGCGACTACCCCTTCTACGGCTGGAAGGACGACGCCGCAAAGGCCGAGCGGTGCCTCGCGCGCATGAAGGAAGCGCTCACCGCTGGCGCCAACTGGAAGGCCCTCCTAGGCCCAGGGCAGCGAGACGCCGCCTTCAGCGCCGCCACGTCGGGTGACGAGCGCCCGCTCGCGTTGCTCTTCGAAGCTGGCGTGCCGTGGGATCACAAGCTGGCGAATGAGGGCACGCTCTTGCATCGCGCCGCGAGCTTCGGTCGCGTCGCCATCGTGAAGCTCCTCGTCGCCAAGGGCATCCCCGTCGACGCGAAGACCCAAAGTGGCCGCACGCCGCTCGACGAAGCGCGGGCGTGGAAACATGGCAAAGACGCCGTACCGCTCCTGACACGCCTCACGAAGGCCGCCGCCAAGCAGTCCAAGGGCAAGCCGCTGCTAGCGGCCGCCGGTGATCTCGACAAGAAGGCGTTCCTGCTCGCGCGAAAGCGGCTCCTGGCTGCTCGTGCGTTCTCGCCGAGCGTCGACCGCGCGCTGGCGCGTGCCGCGAGCGCCTTCTTTGCAGCGACGAGCAGCGGCACAACCGAGGCGTTGCTCCTCGAACTCGCCGGCCAAGAGCAAGACGATGTGCTCGCCGCCGGCCTCCGCGTCGCCGCCGCCGCCACCACGCGCAGGCCCGTCAAGATGTCCCACGCCGCGGGCGACGCCTACCTGGTGCACGTCGGCGATCTCGTCGTCGACGGTTCGTGTGACGCGCGCGTCCTCGTCGTCACCGGGGATCTCACGGTAAAAGGACGGCTCACCAACTTCGAGGGGCGCGTCATCTGCGTGGGCGGCAACGTAAAAGCGAAGGCCATCTTCACGGAGGGCCCCTTCGTCGTCCGTGGCGACGTCAAGGCCACCGCGTGTTTCGTTGCATCCTACAACGACTATGCTGCAACCATCGGTGGCAAACTGGAGACCAAGATCGCGCTGGTGGACGACCACGTGACGACGGTCGGCAAATGGGCGGCGACGACGCGGTACCGGTCACGACGGGCGGTGACGCCCGCCGATCTCGCGAAGCTCAACGCGGCGCGCCGCTAG